Within the Acidobacteriota bacterium genome, the region GTTTGAGCAGGAAGCGCGGGCGGTGGCGGCGCTGAACCATCCCAATATTCTGGCGATTTACGATTTTGGCGCGTACGAAGGACAGCCGTATCTGGTGGCCGAGCTGCTGGAGGGACAGTCGCTGCGGCAACGGCTGCAGTCTGGGCGCATCGGGCCGCGGAAGGTGGCGGAGTACGGCGCGGCGATTGCGCATGGGCTGGCGGTGGCGCATGCGCATGGATTCGTGCACCGCGACATCAAGCCGGAAAACATCTTTATTACCAAAGATGACCGGGTCAAGATTCTGGATTTTGGTTTGGCCAAGGCGGGAGCGGGGGTGAGCGCGCTGGCCGATCCGGAGGCGCCGACGATTGCCGCGGCGACGACGCCGGGCGCGGTGCTCGGAACGGTGGGTTACATGGCGCCGGAGCAGGCGCGGGGCGAGGCGACCGACGCGCGGTCGGATATTTTCAGCCTGGGGACGGTGCTGTATGAAATGGCCAGCGGGCGGCGGGCGTTTAAGCGGGCTACCGGCGTCGAGACGCTGACGGCGATTCTCAATGATGAGCCGCCGGAGCTGGGGAGCTCGGATCGCGAGTTGCCGCCGGCGCTGACGCGGATTATTGAACGCTGTCTGGAGAAGGCGCCGGAGCGGCGGTTGCAGAGCGCGCAGGATTTGGCATTTGCGCTGGAGAACGCGACGGAGCAGGGGTCAGGGATCCGGGACCAGGGGGCGGGGGAAAGGGAAGAGGGAAAAGGGAAACGGGAAGAGGGAAAAGGGAAAAGGGGACGGGGGCGGCGGTGGGTTTGGTGGGTGACGCCGGCGGCGGTGGTGATTGCGGCGGCGGCGACGTGGTGGTTTGCGCGCGGAGGGGGGAACGCGGCGCCGATGCAGTTTACGCAGCTCACCTTCCGGCAGGGGACGATCAACAACGCGCGCTACGAGCCAGGCGGCGGGGTGATGTACTCGGCGGCGTGGGATGGGGGGGCGCCGGAGATTTTTGAGCTGCGCGCGGGCGATGAGCGGCCGCGGGCGCTGGGCGTGCCGGGAGCGCTGGCAGATGTCTCGAGCACGGGGCAACTGGCGGTGATCCAGAACTGCACGCCCACATTTTTTACGGGCTGCCAGGGCACGCTGGCGCTGGCTTCGGGCGGAGCGGCGCGGCCGGTGGCGAACGATGCGTTTGCAGCGGCGTTTTCGCCCGCGGGGCAGTTGGCGGTGGTGCGTCAAGCCGGGGTGCGGGTGCAACTGGAATACCCGCTCGGCCACATCCTGTGGCAGGCGCCGCTGGGAGCGTTTATCGGGCCTGTGCGGTTTTCTCCCGATGGGCGGTCGATTGCCTTCCTGTTTTATCCCAACATTAGTGCCGATGGCGGAGGTGTAGAGGTCATTGCGGCAGCGGGAGGCCAGCCGCGGGTGCTGGCGCAGGGGTTTGCGTCGGTGGAGGG harbors:
- a CDS encoding serine/threonine protein kinase, which translates into the protein MPLANGIVAGPYRIESLIGTGGMGEVYRAEDTRLKRAVALKLLPAGVADDANRLARFEQEARAVAALNHPNILAIYDFGAYEGQPYLVAELLEGQSLRQRLQSGRIGPRKVAEYGAAIAHGLAVAHAHGFVHRDIKPENIFITKDDRVKILDFGLAKAGAGVSALADPEAPTIAAATTPGAVLGTVGYMAPEQARGEATDARSDIFSLGTVLYEMASGRRAFKRATGVETLTAILNDEPPELGSSDRELPPALTRIIERCLEKAPERRLQSAQDLAFALENATEQGSGIRDQGAGEREEGKGKREEGKGKRGRGRRWVWWVTPAAVVIAAAATWWFARGGGNAAPMQFTQLTFRQGTINNARYEPGGGVMYSAAWDGGAPEIFELRAGDERPRALGVPGALADVSSTGQLAVIQNCTPTFFTGCQGTLALASGGAARPVANDAFAAAFSPAGQLAVVRQAGVRVQLEYPLGHILWQAPLGAFIGPVRFSPDGRSIAFLFYPNISADGGGVEVIAAAGGQPRVLAQGFASVEGLSWEANGRAVEVAGTRHEDSANAIQEITLAGKDRVVQRYPSSIQLLDLEPGGKMLLARDDWREQMLGHFPGDAGVRDLTWQDWSTVDAITPDGKQVVFCECGVGGGPALSAYIRPTDGGPAVRLGDGSPQSVSPDGKYVLAALLGGANAKFELLPTGVGAMTTVPSQEFRLLTGFFVPGRRGVILIGLKNGQARAYLQRLKNDQLDGEPEVFSGSVFQGAPPAPGGVGVPMKSAADHKWYMYPLPGSAGGSAPRLLPWSLATGERAVGWSADGRKLYVQVNHGITATIVALDSATGKRTPVLSVTPADPAGVTKAPKVEITPDGRYYAYSVSRLKSSLIEAQPAGARRR